A region of Pseudomonas saponiphila DNA encodes the following proteins:
- a CDS encoding succinate dehydrogenase assembly factor 2, with protein MVEDVELNRLYWHSRRGMLELDVLLVPFVREVYPHLDETDRECYRKLLECEDQDMFGWFMERSESEDPELQRMVRMILDRVQPK; from the coding sequence ATGGTTGAAGATGTTGAACTGAATCGCCTCTACTGGCACAGCCGTCGCGGCATGCTTGAGCTGGACGTGTTGCTGGTGCCGTTCGTCAGGGAGGTGTACCCGCATCTCGATGAGACTGATCGCGAGTGCTATCGCAAGCTGCTGGAGTGCGAGGATCAGGACATGTTCGGCTGGTTCATGGAGCGCAGCGAGTCCGAGGACCCTGAGCTGCAGCGCATGGTTCGCATGATTCTGGACCGTGTCCAACCCAAGTAG
- a CDS encoding sensor histidine kinase yields MHKPSSLRWRLLWNLALLLVVLMLASGLSAYWNGREAADTAYDRTLLASARTIAAGLSQRDGSLSANVPYVALDTFAYDSAGRIYYQVNDIHQQLISGYENLPGPPPGTPRTDDYPALARFYDATYLGQNVRVVSLLKAVSEPNMNGMAEIRVAETDEARVAMARSLMADTLLRLGMLAIGALLLVWFAVSAALRPLERLRGAVEERQPDDLRPLPLVSVQRELWPLVRALNHFTERLRGQFERQAQFIAEAAHELRTPLAALKARLELGLRSDEPQTWRSTLEGAAQGTDRLTHLANQLLSLARVENGARAIAEGGAQLLDLSQLARELGMAMAPLAHARGVALALEADEPVWLKGEPTLLNELLSNLLDNALAHTPPGGNVVLRVFAPGVLEVEDDGPGIPLEDRDRVFERFYRRNQQVAGSGLGLAIVGEICRAHLAQISLHDGEPSGLKVRVSFIAG; encoded by the coding sequence ATGCATAAGCCCAGCAGCCTGCGCTGGCGGTTGCTGTGGAACCTGGCGCTGCTGCTGGTGGTGCTGATGCTGGCCAGCGGCTTGAGTGCCTACTGGAACGGCCGCGAGGCCGCCGACACCGCCTACGACCGGACCCTGCTGGCCTCGGCACGGACCATTGCCGCCGGCCTGTCCCAGCGCGATGGCAGCCTGAGCGCCAATGTGCCCTATGTGGCCCTGGACACCTTCGCCTACGACAGTGCCGGGCGCATCTACTACCAGGTCAACGACATTCACCAGCAACTGATTTCCGGCTACGAAAACCTCCCCGGTCCGCCGCCGGGCACTCCGCGTACCGATGACTACCCTGCCCTGGCGCGCTTCTATGACGCCACTTACCTGGGACAGAACGTGCGGGTGGTGAGCCTGCTCAAGGCAGTCAGCGAGCCGAACATGAACGGCATGGCGGAAATCCGCGTGGCCGAGACCGACGAGGCGCGGGTCGCCATGGCCCGCAGCCTGATGGCCGATACCTTGCTGCGCCTGGGCATGCTGGCCATCGGTGCGTTGCTGCTGGTGTGGTTTGCGGTGAGTGCCGCGTTGCGGCCGCTGGAGCGTTTGCGCGGTGCAGTGGAAGAGCGCCAGCCCGATGACTTGCGGCCACTGCCGCTGGTGTCGGTGCAGCGCGAGTTGTGGCCCTTGGTGCGGGCCTTGAATCATTTCACCGAACGTCTGCGCGGGCAGTTCGAGCGCCAGGCGCAGTTCATCGCCGAGGCCGCCCATGAGTTGCGCACGCCCTTGGCCGCGCTCAAGGCCCGCCTGGAACTGGGCTTGCGCTCGGACGAACCGCAGACCTGGCGTTCGACCCTGGAAGGCGCGGCCCAGGGCACTGATCGCCTGACTCATCTGGCCAATCAGCTGCTGTCCCTGGCGCGGGTGGAAAATGGCGCCCGGGCGATTGCCGAAGGCGGTGCGCAGTTGCTCGATCTGAGCCAGCTGGCTCGGGAACTGGGCATGGCCATGGCGCCCCTGGCCCATGCCCGGGGTGTGGCCCTGGCGCTGGAGGCCGACGAGCCGGTGTGGTTAAAGGGCGAGCCGACCTTGCTCAACGAGTTGCTGAGCAACCTGCTGGACAACGCCCTGGCCCACACGCCGCCGGGCGGCAATGTGGTGCTGCGGGTCTTTGCCCCTGGGGTGCTGGAGGTGGAGGACGATGGGCCGGGGATTCCCCTGGAGGATCGGGACCGGGTCTTCGAGCGTTTCTATCGGCGCAATCAGCAGGTGGCCGGTTCGGGATTGGGCTTGGCGATCGTGGGGGAGATCTGTCGCGCCCATCTGGCCCAGATCAGCCTGCATGACGGCGAGCCTTCGGGGTTGAAGGTGCGGGTGAGTTTTATCGCCGGATGA
- the rpoE gene encoding RNA polymerase sigma factor RpoE has product MLTQEEDQQLVERVQRGDKRAFDLLVLKYQHKILGLIVRFVHDTHEAQDVAQEAFIKAYRALGNFRGDSAFYTWLYRIAINTAKNYLVSRGRRPPDSDVSSEDAEFYDGDHGLKDLESPERALLRDEIEGTVHRTIQQLPEDLRTALTLREFDGLSYEDIASVMQCPVGTVRSRIFRAREAIDKALQPLLQET; this is encoded by the coding sequence ATGCTAACCCAGGAAGAGGATCAGCAGCTGGTCGAGCGCGTTCAGCGTGGCGACAAGCGAGCGTTCGATCTGCTCGTGCTGAAGTACCAGCACAAAATTCTCGGGTTGATCGTGCGTTTCGTGCACGACACCCATGAAGCCCAGGATGTCGCACAAGAAGCCTTTATCAAGGCTTACCGTGCACTAGGTAATTTTCGGGGGGACAGTGCGTTTTATACGTGGCTGTACCGTATCGCCATCAACACGGCGAAAAACTATCTGGTTTCACGCGGCCGTCGGCCGCCGGATAGCGATGTCAGTTCCGAGGATGCGGAGTTCTATGACGGCGATCATGGCCTGAAGGATCTCGAATCGCCGGAACGCGCATTGCTGCGGGATGAGATCGAAGGCACCGTCCATCGAACCATTCAGCAACTACCTGAAGATTTGCGTACAGCCTTAACTTTGCGTGAATTCGATGGTCTGAGTTACGAGGACATTGCCAGCGTCATGCAGTGTCCGGTGGGTACCGTGCGCTCCCGGATTTTCCGCGCTCGGGAAGCCATCGATAAAGCCCTGCAGCCGTTGTTGCAGGAAACCTGA
- a CDS encoding DegQ family serine endoprotease — MSIPRLKSYFTILATVLVLGQAVSAQAAELPDFTQLVEQASPAVVNISTTQKLPDRRVSNSAQMPDLEGLPPMLREFFERGMPQQRSPRGDRQREAQSLGSGFIISPDGYILTNNHVIADADEILVRLADRSELKAKLIGTDPRSDVALLKIDGKDLPVLKLGKSQDLKAGQWVVAIGSPFGFDHTVTQGIVSAIGRSLPNENYVPFIQTDVPINPGNSGGPLFNLAGEVVGINSQIYTRSGGFMGVSFAIPIDVAMDVSNQLKTGGKVSRGWLGVVIQEVNKDLAESFGLEKPAGALVAQVQDGGPAAKGGLQVGDVILSLNGQPIVMSADLPHLVGALKAGAKANLEVIREGKRKNVELTVGAIPEEDKDLSMLPKSGVERSSNRLGVAVIELNDEQKKAFDLKGGVVIKEVQDGPAALIGLQPGDVITHLNNQAITTAKEFTEIAKALPKNRSVSMRVLRQGRASFITFKLAE; from the coding sequence ATGTCGATACCACGCTTGAAGTCCTACTTCACTATTCTTGCCACCGTACTGGTGCTGGGGCAGGCCGTGTCTGCCCAGGCAGCCGAGTTGCCTGATTTCACCCAACTGGTCGAGCAGGCCTCGCCTGCGGTGGTGAACATCAGTACCACGCAGAAGCTGCCTGATCGGCGGGTTTCCAACTCAGCGCAGATGCCCGATCTGGAAGGCTTGCCGCCAATGCTGCGGGAGTTCTTCGAGCGCGGCATGCCTCAGCAGCGCTCTCCGCGCGGCGACCGCCAGCGTGAAGCGCAATCCCTGGGGTCGGGCTTCATCATCTCCCCGGATGGCTACATCCTCACCAACAACCACGTGATCGCCGATGCGGACGAGATCCTCGTGCGCCTGGCCGACCGCAGCGAATTGAAAGCCAAGCTGATCGGTACCGACCCGCGCTCCGACGTGGCGCTGCTGAAGATCGATGGCAAGGACCTGCCCGTGCTGAAACTGGGTAAATCCCAGGATCTCAAGGCCGGTCAATGGGTCGTGGCCATCGGTTCGCCGTTCGGCTTTGACCACACCGTGACCCAGGGCATCGTCAGCGCCATCGGTCGCAGCCTGCCGAACGAAAACTATGTGCCGTTCATCCAGACCGACGTGCCGATCAACCCGGGCAACTCCGGTGGCCCGCTGTTCAACCTGGCCGGTGAAGTGGTGGGGATCAACTCGCAGATCTACACCCGTTCCGGCGGTTTCATGGGCGTGTCCTTCGCCATCCCGATCGACGTGGCGATGGACGTTTCCAATCAGCTGAAAACCGGTGGCAAGGTCAGTCGTGGTTGGTTGGGCGTGGTGATCCAGGAGGTCAATAAAGACCTGGCTGAGTCCTTTGGCCTGGAAAAACCCGCCGGTGCACTGGTGGCGCAAGTTCAGGATGGCGGCCCGGCAGCCAAGGGTGGCTTGCAAGTGGGCGATGTGATTCTCAGCCTCAATGGCCAGCCCATCGTCATGTCGGCGGACCTGCCGCACTTGGTGGGCGCGCTGAAGGCCGGGGCCAAGGCCAATCTGGAAGTGATCCGCGAAGGCAAGCGCAAGAACGTCGAGCTGACCGTCGGTGCTATCCCTGAGGAAGACAAGGACCTGAGCATGCTGCCCAAGTCCGGAGTCGAGCGCAGCAGCAACCGTCTCGGCGTGGCCGTGATCGAACTCAACGATGAGCAGAAAAAAGCCTTCGACCTCAAGGGTGGCGTTGTCATCAAGGAAGTTCAGGATGGCCCTGCTGCCCTGATCGGCCTGCAACCAGGCGATGTGATCACTCACCTGAACAACCAGGCGATCACCACAGCCAAGGAGTTCACTGAGATTGCCAAGGCGCTGCCGAAGAATCGTTCGGTGTCCATGCGTGTTCTGCGTCAGGGGCGAGCCAGCTTCATTACCTTCAAGCTGGCCGAATAA
- a CDS encoding protein YgfX, whose product MSNPSSVFECRWRASRQLLAAYLMAQALAVAAIFLLQCAPVAKFLGLLLCLLHAGWVLPRQILLTHPRAFTGLRHSAQGWQLWSTAKGWQAVQLRPDSLALPLIVVLRFRVHGEPWVRALCVPRDAQAADVHRRLRVRLKFGRRRWAAAE is encoded by the coding sequence GTGTCCAACCCAAGTAGCGTGTTCGAGTGCCGCTGGCGTGCTTCAAGGCAACTGCTGGCGGCCTACCTGATGGCCCAGGCACTCGCCGTGGCGGCCATTTTTCTTTTGCAGTGCGCACCTGTCGCCAAGTTCCTGGGGCTGTTGCTGTGCCTGTTGCATGCCGGTTGGGTGCTGCCTCGACAGATTCTCCTGACTCATCCCAGGGCGTTCACGGGCTTGCGGCATTCGGCACAGGGCTGGCAGTTGTGGAGCACGGCCAAGGGCTGGCAGGCGGTGCAGTTGCGCCCTGACAGCCTGGCGTTGCCGCTGATCGTGGTGCTGCGTTTTCGTGTGCACGGCGAACCGTGGGTGCGTGCTCTGTGTGTCCCGCGGGATGCGCAGGCGGCCGACGTGCATCGGCGCCTGCGGGTGCGACTCAAGTTCGGCCGGCGTAGGTGGGCGGCTGCAGAATAG
- a CDS encoding HDOD domain-containing protein: MTELAQKVQRDLVEAIDNDDLVLPTLPEVAMQIRQAAEDPEISVSTLSKVISRDTALSARLIKVVNSPLLRATQEVTDLHTAITRLGVNYSSNLAIGLVMEQIFNARSEVVAQKMHDVWRRSLEVAGVSYALCRSYTQLKPDQAALGGLVHQIGVLPILTYAEDHYELLSDPVSLNHVIERIHPLLGDKLLQVWEFPEQLVAIPGQYLHFDRQGAGIDYVDLVQVATLYCHKDTDHPLSRIDAFSVPAFKRLGIDPENQAMCNDLQASRSMLY; encoded by the coding sequence ATGACTGAGCTGGCGCAAAAGGTCCAACGGGATTTGGTGGAGGCCATCGACAACGATGACCTGGTCCTGCCAACCCTACCGGAGGTGGCCATGCAGATTCGCCAGGCCGCCGAAGACCCGGAAATCAGCGTCAGCACCCTGAGTAAAGTGATAAGCCGCGACACCGCGTTGTCGGCACGGCTAATCAAGGTGGTCAACAGTCCCCTGCTGCGGGCAACCCAGGAAGTCACCGACCTGCACACCGCGATCACCCGCCTGGGAGTCAACTACAGCAGCAACCTGGCCATCGGCCTGGTGATGGAGCAGATCTTCAACGCCCGCTCCGAAGTGGTAGCGCAAAAGATGCACGACGTCTGGCGTCGTAGCCTGGAAGTGGCCGGTGTCAGCTATGCCCTGTGTCGCAGCTACACCCAGCTCAAGCCCGACCAGGCGGCCCTGGGCGGCCTGGTGCACCAGATCGGCGTACTGCCGATCCTGACCTACGCCGAAGACCATTACGAACTGCTGTCCGATCCGGTCAGCCTCAACCACGTGATCGAGCGTATCCACCCCTTGCTGGGAGACAAGCTGCTGCAAGTCTGGGAGTTCCCCGAGCAACTGGTGGCAATCCCCGGGCAGTACCTGCACTTCGACCGCCAGGGCGCCGGGATCGACTACGTCGATCTGGTGCAGGTGGCGACCCTGTACTGCCACAAGGACACTGATCACCCCCTCTCGCGGATCGACGCCTTCAGCGTGCCGGCCTTCAAGAGGCTGGGGATCGACCCGGAAAACCAGGCCATGTGCAACGATCTGCAAGCATCCCGCTCGATGCTCTACTGA
- a CDS encoding MucB/RseB C-terminal domain-containing protein, translated as MRAIPLISLLLSGWFVVPAHADEAQDWLQRLGQAEQQQSFQGTFVYERNGSFSTHNIWHRVQDGKVRERLIQLDGSAQEVVRVDGRTQCVSGTLVAGLGDAPDSAARALDPQKLKNWYELAVIGKSRVAGREAVIIAVTPRDQHRYGFELHLDQETGLPLKSLLLNEKGQLLERFQFTRLDTADVPDDNELRAGPECKPVLLDSDKASAIKNTRVWHSDWLPPGFELTSSSARKDPQTKSVVNSLLYDDGFARFSVFLEPLNGEAVTDTRSQLGPTVAVSRRLTTPEGEMMVTVVGEIPIGTAERIALSMRFDATTQQ; from the coding sequence ATGCGCGCCATACCTCTAATCTCGCTTCTGCTCAGTGGCTGGTTTGTGGTTCCAGCCCACGCCGACGAAGCCCAGGACTGGTTGCAGCGTCTTGGGCAAGCCGAACAGCAGCAAAGCTTTCAGGGCACCTTCGTTTACGAGCGTAATGGTAGTTTTTCTACTCATAACATCTGGCATCGTGTCCAGGATGGGAAGGTCCGTGAGCGGTTGATCCAGCTCGACGGTTCCGCTCAAGAGGTTGTGCGCGTCGATGGTCGTACCCAGTGCGTCAGCGGTACGCTGGTGGCAGGGTTGGGGGATGCACCGGACTCTGCGGCGCGTGCCCTGGATCCGCAAAAACTCAAGAATTGGTATGAGCTTGCCGTTATCGGCAAGTCGCGCGTGGCCGGGCGCGAGGCAGTGATCATTGCGGTCACGCCGCGAGACCAGCACCGTTACGGCTTCGAATTGCACTTGGATCAGGAAACCGGCTTGCCGCTCAAGTCCCTGTTGTTGAATGAAAAGGGGCAACTGCTTGAGCGCTTTCAGTTCACTCGCCTGGACACTGCAGATGTCCCGGATGACAACGAACTGCGTGCAGGCCCGGAATGTAAACCAGTGCTTCTGGACAGCGACAAGGCCTCCGCGATCAAGAATACCCGGGTCTGGCACTCCGACTGGTTGCCTCCGGGGTTCGAGTTGACCAGTAGCAGCGCCCGCAAGGATCCGCAAACCAAGTCCGTGGTCAACAGCCTGCTGTATGACGATGGTTTTGCGCGTTTTTCCGTGTTCCTCGAGCCGCTAAATGGCGAGGCGGTCACCGACACTCGTTCGCAGTTGGGGCCGACTGTCGCCGTGTCGCGACGACTGACCACCCCAGAAGGCGAAATGATGGTCACGGTGGTCGGGGAAATTCCCATCGGCACCGCCGAACGTATCGCCCTGTCCATGCGTTTCGATGCCACCACCCAGCAATGA
- a CDS encoding YgfZ/GcvT domain-containing protein, producing the protein MADSAFFCPLSHEGVLAVRGPDASKFLQGQLTCNLNYLSDSQSSLGARCNQKGRMQSSFRILVQGDGCLLAMASELLEPQLADLKKYAVFSKAKLSDESANWVRFGLAGGDATLSGLGLELPQEDGAVVRSDDLIAIRVSSDRAELWAPAEQAEHLARQLAAQLPEGELNQWLLGQIRAGLGQVMAQTRELFIPQMLNLQAVGGVSFKKGCYTGQEIVARMQYLGKLKRRLYRLALPTGELPVPGTPLFSPTHGSAIGEVVLAARATDQVELLAVLQAEAVEDGNLHLGALEGPSLHLLDLPYQLDRDREIQR; encoded by the coding sequence ATGGCTGACTCCGCTTTTTTCTGCCCCCTGTCCCACGAAGGCGTCCTCGCCGTCCGCGGCCCTGATGCCAGCAAATTCCTTCAGGGTCAGTTGACCTGCAACCTCAATTACCTCAGCGACAGCCAATCCAGCCTCGGCGCGCGCTGCAACCAGAAAGGTCGCATGCAGTCGAGTTTCCGCATCCTTGTGCAAGGTGACGGTTGCCTGCTGGCCATGGCCAGTGAACTGCTCGAGCCGCAACTGGCCGACCTGAAGAAGTACGCCGTGTTCTCCAAGGCCAAGCTCAGCGACGAAAGCGCCAACTGGGTGCGTTTCGGCCTTGCAGGCGGCGACGCCACCCTCAGCGGCCTGGGCCTCGAACTGCCCCAGGAAGACGGCGCCGTGGTCCGGTCCGACGACCTGATAGCCATACGCGTGTCCAGCGACCGCGCCGAACTCTGGGCCCCGGCCGAACAGGCCGAGCACCTGGCCCGGCAATTGGCCGCGCAACTGCCCGAGGGCGAGCTCAACCAGTGGCTGCTGGGCCAGATCCGCGCCGGCCTCGGCCAGGTCATGGCACAGACCCGCGAGCTGTTCATTCCACAGATGCTCAACCTGCAAGCCGTGGGTGGCGTCAGCTTCAAGAAGGGCTGCTACACCGGCCAGGAAATCGTCGCCCGCATGCAGTACCTGGGCAAGCTCAAGCGCCGCCTGTACCGCCTTGCCTTGCCCACAGGCGAGCTTCCCGTCCCGGGCACCCCGCTGTTCTCCCCGACCCACGGCAGCGCCATCGGTGAAGTGGTGCTGGCCGCCCGGGCAACCGATCAGGTGGAACTGCTGGCCGTATTGCAGGCCGAGGCGGTGGAAGACGGCAACCTGCACCTGGGGGCACTTGAAGGGCCCAGCCTGCACTTGCTGGATCTGCCTTATCAGCTGGACCGCGATCGCGAAATCCAGCGTTGA
- the nadB gene encoding L-aspartate oxidase, whose translation MSQQFQHDVLVIGSGAAGLSLALTLPSHLRIAVLSKGDLANGSTYWAQGGVAAVLDDTDTVESHVDDTLNAGGGLCHEDAVRFTVEHSREAIQWLIDQGVPFTRDEDAGSDESGFEFHLTREGGHSHRRIIHAADATGAAIFKTLLAQARQHPNIELLEQRVAVDLITEKRLGLEGDRCLGAYVLNRSTGEVDTFGARFVILASGGAAKVYLYTSNPDSACGDGIAMAWRSGCRVANLEFNQFHPTCLYHPLAKSFLITEALRGEGAHLKLPNGERFMPRFDPRAELAPRDIVARAIDHEMKRLGIDCVYLDISHKPAEFIKSHFPTVYERCLEFSIDITRQPIPVVPAAHYTCGGVMVDQQGRTDVPGLYAIGETSFTGLHGANRMASNSLLECFVYARSAAADILEQLPQVSIPAALPAWDASQVTDSDEDVIIAHNWDELRRFMWDYVGIVRTNKRLQRAQHRVRLLLDEIDEFYSNYKVSRDLIELRNLAQVAELMILSAMERKESRGLHYTLDYPLQLPEARDTILQPPTYAGRT comes from the coding sequence ATGAGCCAACAGTTTCAACACGATGTTCTGGTGATTGGCAGCGGCGCCGCCGGCTTGAGCCTGGCCCTTACCCTGCCCAGCCACCTGCGTATTGCCGTCCTGAGCAAGGGCGACCTGGCCAACGGCTCGACCTACTGGGCCCAGGGCGGTGTAGCAGCCGTGCTGGACGATACCGACACCGTCGAGTCCCACGTCGATGACACCCTCAATGCCGGCGGCGGCTTGTGCCATGAAGATGCGGTGCGTTTTACCGTCGAGCACAGCCGCGAAGCCATCCAATGGCTGATCGACCAAGGCGTCCCCTTCACCCGCGACGAAGACGCCGGCAGCGATGAAAGCGGCTTCGAGTTCCACCTGACCCGCGAAGGCGGCCATAGCCACCGGCGGATCATCCATGCCGCAGACGCCACCGGCGCGGCGATCTTCAAGACCTTACTGGCCCAGGCCCGACAACACCCCAACATCGAGCTGCTGGAGCAAAGGGTCGCCGTCGACCTGATCACCGAAAAGCGCCTGGGCCTGGAAGGCGATCGCTGCCTGGGGGCCTATGTGCTCAATCGCAGCACCGGCGAAGTCGACACCTTCGGCGCACGCTTCGTGATTCTCGCCTCCGGCGGTGCGGCCAAGGTCTACCTCTATACCAGCAACCCCGACAGCGCCTGTGGTGACGGCATCGCCATGGCCTGGCGCTCGGGCTGCCGGGTAGCCAACTTGGAATTCAACCAGTTCCACCCCACCTGCCTGTATCACCCGCTGGCCAAGAGTTTCCTGATCACCGAAGCCCTGCGCGGCGAAGGCGCCCACCTCAAGCTGCCCAATGGCGAACGCTTCATGCCGCGCTTCGATCCTCGGGCCGAACTGGCTCCGCGAGATATCGTCGCCCGGGCCATCGACCACGAAATGAAGCGCCTGGGGATTGACTGCGTCTACCTGGACATCAGCCACAAGCCGGCCGAGTTCATCAAAAGCCATTTCCCGACGGTGTATGAACGCTGCCTGGAGTTTTCCATCGACATCACCCGGCAGCCGATCCCGGTGGTGCCAGCGGCCCACTATACCTGTGGCGGGGTAATGGTCGACCAGCAGGGCCGCACCGACGTGCCAGGCCTGTACGCCATCGGCGAAACCAGCTTCACCGGGCTGCACGGGGCCAACCGCATGGCCAGCAACTCGTTGCTGGAGTGCTTCGTCTATGCCCGCTCGGCAGCCGCCGACATCCTTGAGCAACTGCCCCAGGTCTCGATTCCCGCCGCCCTGCCCGCCTGGGACGCCAGCCAAGTCACCGACTCCGACGAAGACGTGATCATTGCGCACAACTGGGATGAACTGCGGCGATTCATGTGGGACTACGTGGGTATCGTGCGCACCAACAAGCGCCTGCAACGGGCTCAGCATCGGGTGCGCCTGCTGCTGGATGAGATCGACGAGTTCTACAGCAACTACAAGGTCAGTCGCGACCTGATCGAGTTGCGCAACCTGGCCCAGGTCGCCGAGCTGATGATCCTCTCGGCCATGGAACGCAAGGAAAGCCGCGGCCTGCACTACACACTCGACTACCCGCTGCAGTTGCCCGAGGCCCGGGACACTATTCTGCAGCCGCCCACCTACGCCGGCCGAACTTGA
- a CDS encoding sigma-E factor negative regulatory protein, producing MSREALQESLSAVMDNEADELELRRVLNAVDEVETRETWARYQIARAAMHKELLLPRLDIAAAVSAALADEAVPAKASRGPWRSLGRLAVAASVTVAVLAGVRLYNHDEIAGVELAQQAGQPTLAAPQVKGPAVLAGYNESSEATGPMANGVLQGQPGWHDQRLPSYLRQHAQQAALKGTESALPYARAASLENR from the coding sequence ATGAGTCGTGAAGCCCTGCAGGAATCGCTGTCCGCGGTGATGGATAACGAAGCGGACGAACTGGAATTGCGTCGGGTATTGAATGCCGTCGACGAAGTGGAAACCCGTGAAACCTGGGCTCGTTATCAAATCGCCCGGGCAGCCATGCACAAGGAGTTGCTGCTTCCACGTCTGGACATTGCCGCTGCCGTTTCTGCAGCCCTGGCCGATGAAGCTGTACCGGCCAAAGCGTCTCGTGGGCCTTGGCGCAGCCTGGGTCGTCTGGCAGTTGCTGCGTCCGTGACCGTAGCGGTACTTGCTGGCGTACGTCTGTATAACCACGACGAGATCGCTGGTGTTGAGCTCGCTCAGCAAGCGGGTCAGCCAACCCTGGCTGCTCCACAAGTCAAAGGCCCTGCCGTATTGGCCGGCTACAATGAAAGCTCGGAAGCCACCGGCCCCATGGCCAATGGCGTATTGCAAGGGCAGCCCGGCTGGCACGACCAGCGTCTGCCAAGCTACCTGCGTCAGCATGCCCAGCAAGCTGCACTCAAAGGCACTGAAAGCGCGTTGCCTTATGCCCGTGCGGCGAGCCTGGAAAACCGCTAA
- a CDS encoding response regulator — translation MRVLLVEDHLQLAESVAQALKSTGLTVDVLHDGVAADLALGSEEYAVAILDVGLPRMDGFEVLARLRARGKNLPVLMLTARSDVKDRVHGLNLGADDYLAKPFELTELEARVKALLRRSVLGGERQQRCGVLAYDLDTRRFTLGEELLTLTSREQAVLEALIARPGRVMSKEQLASQVFGLDEEASPDAIEIYVHRLRKKLDGHTVAIVTFRGLGYLLESRDA, via the coding sequence ATGCGAGTCCTGCTCGTCGAAGACCATCTGCAACTGGCCGAAAGTGTCGCCCAGGCGCTCAAGAGCACCGGCCTGACCGTGGATGTGCTACACGATGGCGTGGCCGCCGACCTGGCCCTGGGCAGCGAGGAGTACGCCGTGGCGATCCTCGATGTCGGCCTGCCGCGCATGGACGGTTTCGAGGTGCTCGCGCGCTTGCGGGCCCGGGGCAAGAACCTGCCGGTGCTGATGCTCACCGCCCGCAGCGACGTCAAGGACCGGGTCCATGGCCTGAACCTGGGCGCCGACGATTACCTGGCCAAGCCGTTCGAGTTGACCGAGCTGGAAGCCCGGGTCAAGGCCCTGTTGCGCCGCAGCGTGCTGGGCGGCGAGCGTCAGCAGCGCTGCGGGGTGCTGGCCTATGACCTGGACACCCGGCGCTTCACCCTGGGCGAGGAACTGCTGACCCTGACGTCTCGCGAACAGGCGGTGCTGGAGGCGTTGATTGCCCGTCCTGGCCGGGTGATGAGCAAGGAGCAACTGGCATCCCAGGTGTTCGGCCTGGATGAGGAGGCCAGCCCCGATGCCATCGAGATCTATGTGCATCGCCTGCGCAAGAAGCTCGATGGCCACACGGTCGCCATCGTCACTTTCCGTGGCCTCGGTTACCTGCTGGAAAGCCGCGATGCATAA